The following are encoded together in the Chanodichthys erythropterus isolate Z2021 chromosome 16, ASM2448905v1, whole genome shotgun sequence genome:
- the si:dkey-10f21.4 gene encoding transmembrane protein 56-B-like, with the protein MEPLSLQVLVVVTGSFLSFQWLFHRGSPWVSQQLCKGFLRLSPTHRTEWNSRAVSTVHALVVGLFCLYIYIFDESIQKDPVWGDATLVKLNVAITSGYLISDLLLMFTSWESIGEKYFVIHHFAALYAYYYVLSQGILPYFANFRLLSEFSTPFVNQRWFFHMLGYHKLSKPSLVNGVAMACTFFLVRIAVIPGYYSHMYSVFGTDDFYKLPLGGRSAWVISSVSLDIMNIMWMRRIIRGCLKVLHSAWSRKAGTEMETRKTD; encoded by the exons ATGGAGCCTCTCAGCCTGCAGGTGCTGGTGGTTGTAACAGGGAGCTTCCTGAGCTTCCAGTGGCTGTTCCACAGAGGTAGCCCTTGGGTGTCTCAGCAACTCTGCAAAGGCTTCCTTAGGCTCAGCCCTACACACAGGACGGAGTGGAACTCCAG GGCCGTCTCAACAGTGCACGCCTTGGTTGTGGGACTTTTCTGTCTCTACATATATATCTTTGATGAATCCATCCAGAAAGACCCAGTCTG GGGAGACGCCACACTGGTGAAACTAAACGTGGCCATTACTTCAGGTTACCTCATCTCAG ATCTCCTGCTCATGTTTACTTCATGGGAGTCAATTGGAGAAAAATACTTTGTCATACATCATTTTGCTGCTCTCTATGCATACTACTATGTGCTG AGTCAAGGGATACTGCCTTACTTTGCTAATTTCCGTCTGCTCTCAGAATTTTCCACCCCCTTTGTCAACCAGCG TTGGTTTTTTCACATGTTGGGCTACCACAAACTTTCCAAACCGAGTTTGGTTAATGGTGTCGCCATGGCATGTACATTCTTCTTGGTGAGGATCGCAGTCATTCCAGGCTACTACAGCCATATGTACTCGGTCTTCGGCACGGATGACTTCTACAAATTACCTCTGGGAGGCCGCAGTGCCTGGGTTATTTCTAGCGTGTCTTTGGATATTATGAACATCATGTGGATGCGCAGAATTATCCGTGGATGTCTCAAAGTCCTTCACTCAGCCTGGTCGAGAAAAGCAGGAACTGAGATGGAAACTAGAAAGACAGACTGA